Proteins from a single region of Rhodospirillales bacterium:
- the truB gene encoding tRNA pseudouridine(55) synthase TruB, whose amino-acid sequence MGERMKGRRINGWLVVDKPAGISSAAVVSRVRRATGAAKAGHGGTLDPLATGILPLALGEATKTVRYVVDGRKLYRFTVKWGEQRNTDDTEGEVTAISDVRPDVAAIEAILPHFQGEISQIPPTFSAIKVSGERAYALARSDRPAALPAREVTVLRIELVDRSDDDHATFEVEAGKGVYMRALARDLGLALGTVGHVTALRRLSVGPFSEREAISLENIETLGHSADLDDHVLPVGLALAGIPALNLTETEAKSLQRGQPIAVLPVTSRSPLTEVSRDAVVCAMARGQPVALAQIKGGEIRPLRVLNL is encoded by the coding sequence GTGGGCGAGCGGATGAAGGGCAGGCGGATCAACGGCTGGCTGGTTGTGGACAAGCCCGCGGGTATCAGTTCGGCTGCGGTCGTGAGTCGAGTTCGCCGCGCAACCGGCGCGGCCAAGGCCGGCCACGGCGGCACGCTCGACCCACTAGCGACCGGGATCCTGCCGTTGGCGCTGGGCGAGGCGACGAAAACCGTCCGCTATGTCGTTGACGGGCGCAAGCTCTACCGATTTACGGTGAAATGGGGCGAGCAGCGCAACACCGATGATACCGAAGGCGAAGTGACGGCGATCAGTGACGTTCGTCCCGACGTTGCAGCGATCGAGGCCATCTTGCCGCACTTCCAAGGCGAAATTAGCCAGATTCCGCCGACGTTCTCGGCGATCAAGGTTTCCGGCGAGCGCGCTTACGCGCTGGCGCGCTCGGATCGGCCGGCAGCCTTGCCGGCGCGTGAAGTGACGGTCCTGCGGATCGAGTTGGTCGACCGCTCGGACGATGATCATGCGACATTCGAGGTCGAAGCCGGGAAAGGTGTTTACATGCGTGCCCTTGCCCGCGACCTCGGTCTCGCGCTGGGGACCGTTGGTCACGTGACAGCCTTGCGTCGCCTCAGTGTCGGGCCGTTTTCCGAGCGCGAGGCAATATCCCTGGAAAACATCGAGACCTTGGGGCATAGTGCCGATCTGGATGATCATGTGCTTCCGGTAGGTTTGGCGCTGGCCGGCATCCCGGCGCTCAATCTTACCGAAACGGAGGCCAAGAGCCTCCAGCGAGGGCAGCCGATCGCGGTGCTGCCTGTCACGAGCCGGTCTCCTCTCACTGAAGTCTCCAGAGACGCTGTTGTATGTGCGATGGCGAGGGGACAACCGGTGGCGCTGGCCCAGATCAAGGGCGGGGAGATCAGGCCGTTACGTGTCTTGAATCTCTGA
- a CDS encoding methionine adenosyltransferase — translation MWKKDYVFTSESVSEGHPDKVSDRISDAILDAFLAEDPFSRVAVETLCTTNFVMLAGEVRGPDSMTHDRFKDVARQAIREIGYEQRGFHWKDAEIISHIHSQSADIAVGVDAAGNKDEGAGDQGIMFGYACRETEVLMPAPIFYAHAVLSSLARARHSGAEPGLGPDAKSQVTLRYVDGRPVGASAIVVSTQHAEKLNVEDVREIVRPHVVNTLPSGWMCDEEHFYVNPTGRFVIGGPDGDAGLTGRKIIVDTYGGAAPHGGGAFSGKDPTKVDRSAAYAARYLAKNVVAAGFADRCTIQLSYAIGVSRPLSVYVDTHGTGQVDEERLSSVLQQLMDLSPRGIRAHLQLNRPIYVRTSSYGHFGREPEADGGFSWEKTDLVAPLRREFGAT, via the coding sequence GTGTGGAAGAAGGATTACGTGTTTACCAGCGAGTCGGTCTCGGAAGGTCATCCCGATAAGGTGAGTGACCGCATCTCGGATGCCATTCTGGATGCTTTTCTGGCGGAAGATCCGTTCTCTCGCGTGGCCGTCGAGACCTTGTGCACGACCAATTTCGTCATGCTGGCGGGCGAAGTCCGCGGCCCCGACTCGATGACCCATGATCGCTTCAAGGACGTCGCCCGGCAGGCCATCCGCGAGATCGGATACGAGCAGCGCGGATTCCATTGGAAGGACGCCGAGATCATCTCGCACATTCACTCCCAGTCGGCGGACATCGCCGTGGGTGTGGACGCGGCTGGAAATAAGGACGAAGGCGCGGGCGATCAGGGCATCATGTTCGGGTACGCGTGTCGCGAGACCGAGGTGCTGATGCCGGCACCGATCTTTTACGCCCACGCCGTCCTGAGTTCGCTGGCGCGGGCACGTCACTCCGGCGCCGAGCCTGGTCTTGGTCCCGATGCGAAGAGCCAGGTGACGTTGCGCTACGTTGACGGCAGGCCCGTGGGTGCGAGCGCGATCGTCGTCTCCACGCAGCACGCCGAAAAGCTCAATGTCGAAGATGTCCGTGAGATCGTGCGCCCTCACGTCGTCAACACCTTGCCAAGCGGCTGGATGTGCGATGAGGAACATTTCTACGTCAACCCGACGGGGCGGTTTGTCATCGGTGGGCCGGACGGCGACGCCGGACTGACCGGACGCAAGATCATCGTCGATACCTACGGTGGCGCGGCGCCCCACGGCGGGGGCGCCTTCTCCGGCAAGGATCCGACCAAGGTTGATCGCTCGGCGGCCTATGCCGCGCGCTATCTGGCGAAGAACGTCGTTGCCGCCGGTTTCGCCGATCGCTGCACGATCCAGCTCTCGTACGCGATCGGAGTCTCGCGGCCGTTGTCGGTGTACGTCGATACCCACGGCACCGGGCAGGTCGATGAGGAAAGACTTTCATCCGTGTTGCAACAGCTCATGGATCTGTCGCCGCGCGGCATAAGAGCCCATTTGCAGCTCAACCGGCCCATCTATGTGCGAACCTCGTCTTACGGTCACTTTGGCCGGGAACCCGAGGCGGATGGCGGGTTCTCGTGGGAAAAGACCGATCTGGTGGCCCCTTTGCGGAGGGAATTCGGCGCGACGTGA
- a CDS encoding helix-turn-helix domain-containing protein, with translation MAMSSIEADRSPPGIPNPVDIHVGSRVRLRRTLLGLSQEKLGEAVGLTFQQIQKYERGANRIGASRLFEFSRILDVPVSFFFDDMAERAKSRDGLDALSLSDQPQASLEPDPLTKRETLELVRAYYRISDPQVRKRLFELTKSLGTSEEPI, from the coding sequence ATGGCCATGAGTTCAATCGAGGCGGATCGATCTCCCCCGGGGATCCCAAATCCGGTGGACATTCACGTTGGCAGCCGTGTTCGCCTCCGCCGAACGCTTTTGGGGCTCAGCCAAGAGAAGCTCGGAGAGGCCGTCGGCCTGACATTTCAGCAGATTCAGAAATACGAGCGGGGCGCCAACCGGATCGGAGCCTCGCGGCTGTTCGAGTTCAGTCGTATTCTTGATGTTCCCGTGTCGTTTTTCTTCGACGACATGGCCGAGCGCGCCAAGTCGCGAGATGGGCTCGACGCTCTGTCCTTGTCCGATCAACCCCAGGCATCGCTTGAGCCCGATCCGCTTACCAAGCGGGAAACGCTTGAACTGGTGCGCGCCTATTATCGCATTTCGGACCCGCAGGTCCGAAAGCGGCTGTTCGAATTGACAAAATCCCTCGGTACGTCCGAGGAGCCCATTTGA
- the rimP gene encoding ribosome maturation factor RimP has product MELAERIATVVLPTVTAMGYSLVRVQITGKQRLRLQIMAERADGQAMMVDDCAELSRALSAVLDVDDPIGSAYTLEVSSPGIDRPLVSLADFDRFAGFDARVELARSIEGRRRFSGRLRGTQGEMVALAVEGTDVLVPFADIQRAKLLLTDELLAAHVQH; this is encoded by the coding sequence GTGGAGTTGGCTGAACGCATCGCTACCGTGGTGCTGCCGACCGTCACCGCCATGGGATATTCGCTGGTGCGGGTTCAGATCACGGGCAAACAGCGGTTGCGGCTGCAGATCATGGCGGAGCGCGCGGACGGACAGGCGATGATGGTGGATGACTGCGCAGAATTGAGTCGGGCGCTCTCCGCAGTTCTTGATGTGGACGATCCGATCGGCTCGGCCTATACGTTGGAGGTTAGTTCGCCTGGTATCGATCGGCCATTGGTATCGCTCGCGGACTTTGATCGATTTGCGGGCTTCGATGCCCGCGTTGAGCTCGCGCGCTCAATCGAGGGACGCCGCCGCTTCAGCGGGCGCCTTCGCGGAACGCAAGGCGAGATGGTGGCCTTGGCTGTTGAAGGGACGGATGTTCTCGTCCCGTTTGCGGATATTCAGCGCGCAAAACTGTTGCTGACCGACGAGCTCCTGGCGGCTCACGTGCAACATTGA
- the infB gene encoding translation initiation factor IF-2: MTDTEDRDTKKQGPVGRPRKLELKKTVETGQVRQSFAHGRSKMVTVEVRKKRTYTPDSRGRMSEVQRGADRNGPFAGTARPDGRPRDGAAVGLTNQEKAARVRALQDAIKAEEERLAAPPEPVAESVEVEDIAESASVAEQLVEAQPAGEQTAGEQTAGEQPAEGRVDEGPADVDAAATEVSIPDVGEQESIAVSELPPGEETAETGRSGDSAAAAASPLVQGASEADVVAVPDDASSEAAPTTEAKTEVTDAAATDGAGAEAPQPAAPGSRPASAEEQARARRAPARPEARRPEGPRQDAGSRRSGKINVSVALEDAGERIRSLASVRRARERERQKQMQMRAETHKVVRDVIIPETMTVQELANRMAERSADVIKSLMKMGVMATINHTIDADTAELLAVEFGHNVRRVSAADVEIGLKGEVDDAQDLQKRPPVVTVMGHVDHGKTSLLDALRKTDIAQHEAGGITQHIGAYQVTLSGGDKITFIDTPGHAAFTQMRARGAEATDIVVLVVAADDGVMPQTVEAINHAKAAGVPLIVAINKIDRPDANPQRVRTELLQYSIQVEEMGGDVLSVEVSAKEHLNLDKLADAILLQSELLDLRANPERPAEGVIIETKVERGRGTVATVLVQRGTLRVGDIFVAGSEWGRVRGLTDASGASVSEAGPSMPVEILGLNGTPAAGDDLSVVGSEARAREVTEFRQQRTRDARTSVGRGTFEQLFSRIQQGEAKALPVVIKADVHGSAEAIVTALDKMGTDQVKVSVLHSGVGGINETDVGLARASDALIIGFNVRANPQARELAKRDGVEVRYYSIIYELADDVRAILSGMLSPILRETILGYAEIREVFNISKVGKIAGCRVIEGIVRRGGKVRLLRDNVVIHEGALGKLKHFKDDVREVREGFECGIALANFQDIQTGDKVECFELEEIAQQL; the protein is encoded by the coding sequence ATGACCGATACCGAGGACCGAGACACGAAAAAGCAGGGCCCGGTCGGCCGGCCCCGGAAGCTTGAATTGAAAAAGACGGTGGAAACCGGGCAAGTGCGCCAGAGCTTTGCGCACGGCCGCTCGAAGATGGTTACGGTCGAGGTTCGAAAGAAGAGAACCTACACGCCCGATTCGCGTGGCCGGATGTCGGAAGTCCAGCGCGGAGCCGATCGCAACGGGCCATTCGCCGGTACGGCGCGCCCAGACGGCCGGCCGCGGGACGGCGCCGCTGTCGGCCTGACCAATCAGGAAAAGGCGGCACGGGTCCGCGCGCTTCAAGATGCGATCAAGGCGGAGGAGGAGCGCCTCGCCGCTCCGCCGGAGCCGGTCGCTGAATCCGTTGAAGTCGAGGACATCGCTGAAAGCGCCAGCGTCGCGGAACAGCTTGTCGAAGCACAGCCTGCCGGGGAACAGACTGCCGGGGAACAGACTGCCGGGGAACAGCCCGCCGAGGGACGGGTTGATGAGGGGCCGGCTGACGTCGATGCGGCGGCAACCGAAGTCTCGATACCGGACGTCGGCGAACAGGAGTCGATCGCGGTGTCCGAGCTGCCTCCTGGCGAGGAGACGGCGGAAACGGGGCGTTCCGGCGATAGCGCCGCCGCCGCAGCCTCACCCCTCGTGCAAGGGGCGAGCGAGGCTGACGTGGTGGCGGTGCCGGACGACGCGTCCAGCGAGGCGGCGCCGACCACCGAAGCGAAGACAGAGGTGACGGACGCAGCGGCGACCGACGGGGCCGGCGCGGAGGCGCCTCAGCCTGCGGCGCCGGGCTCACGTCCGGCGAGTGCGGAGGAGCAGGCTCGCGCCCGGCGAGCGCCCGCGCGTCCGGAGGCACGCCGACCCGAAGGTCCGCGCCAGGACGCCGGATCCCGGCGGTCGGGCAAGATCAATGTCTCGGTGGCGCTCGAGGATGCCGGCGAGCGGATCCGCAGTCTCGCCTCGGTGCGCCGCGCCCGCGAGCGCGAACGTCAAAAGCAGATGCAGATGCGGGCGGAGACGCACAAGGTCGTCCGGGACGTGATCATTCCGGAAACGATGACCGTCCAAGAACTTGCCAATCGAATGGCGGAGCGCTCGGCGGACGTCATCAAATCGTTGATGAAAATGGGGGTGATGGCAACCATCAACCATACCATCGATGCTGACACCGCGGAGTTGCTGGCGGTCGAGTTTGGTCACAACGTGCGGCGGGTGAGCGCCGCGGACGTCGAAATCGGCTTGAAGGGCGAAGTCGACGACGCCCAGGATCTGCAAAAGCGGCCACCCGTCGTCACGGTCATGGGGCATGTCGATCACGGCAAGACATCTCTGCTCGACGCGTTGCGCAAGACGGACATTGCCCAGCACGAGGCTGGCGGGATCACCCAGCACATCGGAGCCTATCAAGTCACCCTGTCTGGTGGCGACAAGATCACGTTCATCGATACGCCGGGTCACGCGGCTTTTACGCAGATGCGCGCGCGTGGCGCCGAGGCAACCGATATCGTCGTGCTGGTCGTGGCGGCCGATGATGGCGTCATGCCGCAGACCGTCGAGGCGATCAATCACGCCAAGGCTGCGGGTGTGCCGTTGATCGTTGCGATCAACAAGATCGACCGCCCCGACGCCAATCCGCAGCGTGTCCGCACGGAGCTCTTGCAATACAGTATTCAGGTCGAAGAGATGGGCGGTGACGTTCTCTCGGTTGAGGTTTCGGCGAAGGAGCACTTGAACCTCGACAAGCTCGCCGACGCTATCTTGCTGCAATCCGAATTGCTTGACCTCAGGGCCAATCCCGAGCGCCCGGCGGAAGGCGTCATCATCGAGACGAAAGTCGAACGTGGTCGTGGCACCGTTGCCACCGTTCTCGTGCAGCGCGGTACCCTTCGGGTCGGCGACATCTTCGTCGCCGGCAGCGAGTGGGGACGGGTGCGCGGACTTACGGACGCATCCGGTGCTTCGGTCAGCGAGGCTGGTCCCAGCATGCCCGTGGAGATCTTGGGATTGAACGGGACGCCGGCGGCAGGAGACGATCTGAGCGTGGTCGGCAGCGAAGCGCGCGCCAGGGAGGTCACGGAGTTCCGGCAACAACGGACGCGCGATGCCCGGACATCGGTCGGACGCGGCACGTTTGAACAACTGTTCAGCCGCATCCAGCAGGGCGAGGCCAAGGCCTTGCCGGTGGTGATTAAGGCCGACGTCCACGGTTCCGCCGAGGCGATCGTCACCGCCCTCGATAAAATGGGAACGGATCAGGTCAAGGTTTCCGTCTTGCATTCGGGCGTCGGCGGTATCAACGAGACCGATGTCGGTCTGGCGCGGGCGTCGGATGCACTCATTATCGGATTCAACGTGCGCGCGAACCCGCAAGCGCGCGAGTTGGCGAAGCGTGACGGAGTAGAAGTCCGTTACTATTCAATTATTTATGAACTCGCCGACGATGTAAGAGCCATCCTTTCCGGTATGCTTTCACCAATCTTGCGCGAGACCATCCTTGGCTATGCCGAGATTCGCGAGGTGTTTAATATCTCCAAGGTCGGGAAGATCGCAGGTTGCCGTGTCATCGAGGGTATTGTCCGGCGCGGAGGTAAGGTCCGGCTGCTGCGCGACAACGTGGTGATCCATGAAGGCGCGCTGGGCAAACTCAAGCATTTCAAGGACGATGTTCGCGAGGTGCGGGAAGGGTTTGAATGCGGCATTGCCCTTGCCAACTTTCAGGACATTCAGACCGGCGATAAAGTCGAGTGCTTTGAATTGGAAGAGATCGCGCAGCAACTCTGA
- the rpsO gene encoding 30S ribosomal protein S15: MSITADRKQEVIKEYATLENDTGSPEVQVAILSERIRNLTEHLKAHKKDFHSRRGLLMMVGQRRRLLQYLKTKEKGRYERLVERLGLRR; encoded by the coding sequence ATGTCGATCACCGCAGATCGAAAACAAGAAGTGATCAAGGAATACGCCACTCTGGAAAACGACACGGGCTCACCAGAAGTACAAGTGGCGATTTTGAGCGAACGGATTCGCAATCTAACCGAGCACCTAAAGGCGCACAAGAAGGATTTCCACTCGCGGCGTGGGCTGTTGATGATGGTCGGCCAGCGCCGTCGATTGCTCCAATATCTCAAGACTAAGGAAAAGGGGCGCTACGAGCGCCTCGTCGAACGGTTGGGACTGCGGCGTTAG
- the rbfA gene encoding 30S ribosome-binding factor RbfA yields the protein MSKDNIPAGQRQLRVGEELRHALAWVFERGEIRDPAFAGVSITVTEVRISPDLRRATVFILPLGGVNADEIATALTRARGFLRRRIGQSMRLRYVPDLAFRVDRTFDEADRIGRALRSPDVAADLAPDDDLSESNEER from the coding sequence ATGTCTAAAGACAATATTCCCGCAGGCCAGCGGCAGCTTCGCGTCGGCGAAGAGCTTCGACACGCGCTCGCCTGGGTTTTTGAGCGCGGCGAGATCCGAGATCCGGCATTCGCCGGCGTTTCCATTACCGTGACTGAAGTTCGAATTAGCCCGGATTTGCGTCGGGCGACGGTTTTTATCCTGCCCCTCGGCGGGGTAAATGCCGATGAGATCGCGACAGCCTTGACGAGGGCGCGCGGTTTTCTGCGCCGACGAATCGGGCAGAGCATGCGCCTCCGCTATGTTCCCGACTTGGCCTTCCGCGTCGACCGGACGTTCGACGAGGCGGATCGTATCGGGCGCGCACTGCGCAGTCCCGATGTTGCCGCCGACCTGGCGCCAGACGATGACCTTAGTGAAAGCAATGAGGAACGATAG
- a CDS encoding RNA-binding protein has translation MPNSPANRLRRCLASGAVVDRAKLVRFVVGPEGEIVPDIDERLPGRGLWISADAAAFEMALRRRLFARAARAAVRIPDSLELQVETQLLRRCRDLIGLALRAGQAVFGLQKVRDWLGAGKRGYLIEASDGAPGECQSLRALSCGMPVIVALSADELGQALGRDRAVHGIILAGALAERFSREALRLAGLRGANTERNPIVRGAGQSHST, from the coding sequence ATCCCCAATTCGCCCGCAAATCGTCTGCGGCGCTGCTTGGCGAGCGGCGCCGTCGTTGATCGGGCGAAACTTGTGCGCTTTGTTGTTGGACCGGAGGGCGAGATTGTTCCCGATATCGACGAGCGTCTGCCCGGGCGAGGTCTGTGGATTAGCGCCGATGCGGCCGCGTTCGAAATGGCGCTTCGGCGGCGGCTATTCGCGCGCGCAGCGCGGGCAGCGGTCCGGATTCCGGACAGCCTGGAGCTCCAGGTTGAAACGCAGTTGCTGCGGCGCTGCCGTGATCTGATCGGTCTTGCTTTGCGGGCGGGGCAAGCTGTCTTCGGCCTGCAAAAGGTGCGCGACTGGCTGGGCGCCGGCAAGCGCGGATACCTGATCGAGGCTAGCGACGGAGCGCCGGGCGAATGCCAGTCGCTTCGCGCCCTTTCCTGCGGTATGCCCGTGATCGTCGCGCTCAGCGCCGACGAGTTGGGCCAGGCATTGGGGCGCGACCGTGCGGTTCACGGCATAATCCTTGCCGGCGCTCTCGCCGAACGCTTTTCCCGCGAGGCTCTGCGGCTTGCGGGACTGCGTGGGGCGAACACCGAACGAAACCCAATTGTCCGGGGTGCCGGACAAAGCCACTCGACGTGA
- the trmB gene encoding tRNA (guanosine(46)-N7)-methyltransferase TrmB produces the protein MTLEPDGTARPFHTQFYGRRLSRPLRPNRRAALLERLPARSIELADDGALIEPATLFPRAKSEVWLEIGFGAGEHLIKRAQARPDVGFIGCEPYVNGVAALVSRAEAMALGHIRVFADDARLLLDRLRPATIARVFILFPDPWPKKRHHRRRLIQPDIVRHLARILIDGGVLLFATDNMDYARWALNCVTANSDFSWLARRPADWREQPQGWETTRYEAKAQARGERCVYLSFLRRATVPAVPLR, from the coding sequence GTGACCCTCGAACCCGACGGTACGGCGAGGCCGTTCCACACCCAATTCTACGGGCGGCGCTTAAGCCGACCACTGCGTCCGAACCGGCGTGCGGCCCTTCTCGAGCGGCTCCCCGCCCGATCGATCGAACTCGCCGATGATGGTGCGCTCATTGAGCCCGCCACGCTGTTTCCCCGTGCCAAATCCGAAGTTTGGCTCGAGATCGGCTTTGGGGCCGGGGAACACCTCATAAAGCGGGCGCAAGCGCGGCCAGACGTCGGATTTATTGGCTGCGAGCCGTACGTGAACGGCGTCGCGGCGCTCGTATCGCGAGCGGAGGCGATGGCGCTGGGCCATATCCGCGTTTTCGCTGACGATGCCCGTCTGTTGCTCGATCGCCTGCGCCCGGCAACGATTGCCCGCGTGTTCATTCTTTTTCCCGATCCGTGGCCAAAGAAGCGACACCATCGCCGCCGACTGATCCAGCCCGATATCGTCCGGCACCTCGCCCGGATTCTGATCGACGGCGGCGTCTTGCTGTTCGCGACCGACAATATGGACTACGCCCGCTGGGCGCTGAACTGCGTGACCGCGAATTCGGACTTCAGCTGGCTGGCGCGTCGTCCGGCTGACTGGCGAGAGCAACCACAAGGGTGGGAAACGACCCGCTACGAGGCCAAAGCTCAGGCGCGCGGAGAACGATGCGTGTATTTGTCGTTTCTTCGTCGAGCGACCGTCCCCGCGGTTCCGTTGCGGTAA
- the nusA gene encoding transcription termination/antitermination protein NusA codes for MNSRVPTETSAVSARPELLQVAETVARDKSIDREEVLEAMEQAIQKAGRSKYGHDHDIRAHIDRNSGEISLARYIEVVEAIENEATQILLDAGRRKSPGIEIGEFIVDPLPPIDFGRIAAQTAKQVIVHKVREAERRRQYDEFKDRIADIVNGLAKRVEFGNVIVDLGRAEALLRREETIPREHFNTGDRVRAYIMDVREEPRGPQVFLSRTHPQFMAKLFAQEVPEIYEGVIEIRAVARDPGSRAKIAVYSRDSGIDPVGPCIGMRGSRVQAVVGELQGEKIDIIQWSPDPATFVVNALAPAEVTKVVLDEEANRIEVVVPDDQLSLAIGRRGQNVRLASQLTGWDIDILTEEEESGRRNEEFRARSQTFIDALNIDDVIAHLLVTEGFTSVEDVAFVPIDDLADVEGLDVAVAEELRNRARAFLDARDEIYTRRRHELGVDDVLAAINGLKPAMLVALGEAGVKTLDDLADLAGDELLDIVPQGTLTLERANDIIMAARAHWYESEEPETDELAGTAAGANPADDSQER; via the coding sequence ATGAATAGCAGAGTGCCGACGGAAACCAGCGCCGTCTCGGCGCGCCCGGAACTGCTGCAGGTCGCAGAAACCGTCGCGCGCGACAAGAGCATCGACCGCGAGGAAGTGCTCGAGGCGATGGAGCAGGCGATCCAGAAAGCGGGCCGCTCGAAGTATGGTCACGACCACGACATCCGTGCCCATATCGATCGCAATTCCGGCGAGATATCGCTGGCGCGATATATCGAGGTGGTGGAAGCGATCGAAAACGAAGCAACGCAAATCCTGCTTGACGCTGGTCGGCGCAAGTCGCCGGGCATTGAGATCGGCGAGTTCATCGTCGATCCGTTGCCGCCAATCGATTTTGGGCGGATTGCCGCGCAAACGGCGAAACAGGTCATCGTTCACAAGGTCCGCGAGGCGGAACGTCGGCGGCAGTACGACGAATTCAAAGATCGAATCGCCGATATCGTCAACGGCCTCGCCAAGCGCGTGGAATTCGGGAATGTCATCGTCGATCTCGGCCGCGCCGAAGCGCTCTTGCGCCGGGAAGAAACCATTCCCCGCGAGCACTTCAACACGGGTGACCGTGTCCGCGCCTACATTATGGACGTTCGCGAAGAGCCGCGGGGGCCGCAGGTGTTCCTGTCGCGCACGCATCCGCAGTTCATGGCGAAGCTATTCGCGCAGGAAGTGCCGGAAATCTACGAAGGTGTGATCGAGATCCGCGCGGTCGCGCGCGATCCAGGCTCGCGCGCCAAGATCGCCGTCTATTCGCGTGATTCCGGAATCGATCCGGTCGGGCCTTGCATCGGCATGCGCGGCTCGCGGGTCCAGGCCGTCGTGGGCGAACTGCAAGGCGAGAAAATCGATATCATCCAATGGTCTCCTGACCCGGCCACGTTCGTCGTCAACGCGCTTGCCCCCGCGGAAGTGACCAAGGTGGTGCTGGACGAAGAGGCGAACAGGATCGAAGTCGTCGTGCCAGACGACCAGCTGAGCCTTGCGATCGGCCGGCGTGGCCAAAACGTGCGACTTGCTTCCCAGCTGACTGGCTGGGACATCGACATTCTGACCGAAGAGGAAGAATCCGGCCGCCGGAATGAGGAGTTCCGTGCGCGATCCCAGACCTTCATCGACGCCCTCAACATCGACGATGTGATCGCACACCTGCTGGTGACCGAAGGCTTCACCTCGGTGGAGGACGTTGCGTTCGTGCCGATTGACGATCTCGCGGACGTCGAAGGGCTTGACGTTGCGGTCGCAGAGGAACTTCGTAACCGTGCGCGCGCCTTCCTTGACGCACGCGACGAGATTTACACCCGCCGTCGCCATGAACTCGGCGTCGACGATGTCCTCGCCGCCATCAACGGCCTGAAGCCGGCGATGCTCGTCGCTTTGGGCGAAGCGGGGGTCAAGACCCTCGACGATCTCGCAGATCTGGCCGGTGACGAACTGCTGGATATTGTGCCGCAAGGAACACTGACGCTGGAACGCGCCAACGACATCATCATGGCCGCGAGAGCGCACTGGTACGAGAGCGAGGAGCCGGAGACGGACGAATTAGCGGGCACCGCTGCTGGCGCCAATCCTGCGGACGATTCGCAGGAGCGGTGA